CTGTTTGAACGTCTGTGTGAGTGGGAAACCTTAATTCCGAAAGTGACACCTTTTCCGCAGATATCGCATTTTGCCATGGATTCGCACCTCCTTAGCCTTATCCTTAAATTCATACACAATGAATTTATATTAGCATATTTTGTTTAAAAATGCAAGTATTTTTTTCATTTTTGTTATTACAGCTACAAATTATAGCATATAAAACAATAAATGTCAAATCGAATGGCTGTCAAACCAAATTTTTTCGCTTTCGTGTTTGGTCGGGCGACCCATTAAATCATTCAAAGCTTTCTGGGTATTCTTTCCTTTGTACAATACCTGGTAGAGTTCCTCTGTAATCGGCATATCTACCTGATATGTTTTCGCCAAATCATGGCCGGTTTTGGTGGCAATATAGCCTTCCACTGTCATCCCTACCCGTTCAATTGCCTCCTTGGCGGATAATCCTTTCCCTATCAGGATACCTGCCCGCCGGTTACGGCTGTGCATACTGGTACAGGTAACAATCAAGTCGCCAATTCCAGATAACCCCGCAAAGGTCTCTGGTTTTGCCCCTAAAGCTGTCCCCAATCGGGAAATCTCTGTAATTCCCCTGGTCATCAAAGCGGCTTTTGTATTATCTCCCAAATCCAAACCATCACAAACACCAGCGCAAAGGGCAATGATGTTTTTCAACGCTCCTCCAATCTCTACTCCAATGATATCCTCATTGACATAGATACGCAGGGTATTTGTTGTTAAAGTATCCTGAACCAATTCTGCCGCATGGATATTGGTGGAAGCTGCCACAATCGTCGTTGGCACCCCTCTAGCAATTTCTTCTGCATGGGAAGGTCCGGACAATGCCACAAAATCATGGTTTGGAATTTCTTCGCAGATTACCTGGGATAGACGTTTTAAGGTACCATCTTCAAAGCCTTTCGCAACATTCACTAAAACTGTATCTTTTCCTACCTGTGGGGCGACGGTTTTTGCCACACTCCGCATATAGACAGAAGCAACAGCAAAAATCACGAATTCACTTCCCGCAATATCCTGAATATCAGTCGTCAAATTAATCTGTGGGTTTACCGGAATCCCTGGCAATAATCTTTTATTTTCCCCATGCTGGCGGATATCCTCAATTTCGCTGGGGACCGCAGACCACAATGTTACATCATGCCCACACTGGTCTGCAGTAACAGCCAAAGAAGTTCCAAAACCTCCTGCGCCGATAATAGCTATTTTTGCCATAACAAAAACCTCCCCTTTTCATCATTTAATTCACCTGTTTGAACATTATTATGAAAATTTATTTCATCTTTCCTTTTTGACCGATTTTTGGCTCTTCTCCTGCCAGCAAACGCTTGATATTGCCACGATGGAGATACACTACCAGTCCGCCAATCGCCAAAGAGAACGCCGTATGTAACACAATTGTTGTAATATCATAACCCTGTATAATGCGGGTAACACAAGTTACAATTGGGTAAGCAATCGACGCACTAATAGAAGATATCGAAATAATTTTTGTTCCAATAAATACAATCAAAAAGATAAGGAAGATGATTCCAAAAGTCAACGGGTCAATCATAATTAAAATCCCCGAAGTTACCAGAATCCCTTTTCCGCCTTTAAAGCCGTAGTAAATTGGAAACACATGCCCTAAAAACGCACATAATCCGGCAATGTATCCACCCAAAACAAATTGTGGGACTCCGCCTACTAACCAAAACAGCAGCCTTGCTATTAGGATAGCAACCATTCCTTTGGTCAAATCTCCAATTAAGGTAAATAAAGCAGGTAATTTTCCAAAAGTACGCAGCATATTAGTCATACCTGCGTTCCCGCTCCCATAGTCACGGATATCTTTATGGTAAAATACTTTTGAAATAACAAGGGCGAAATTAATGCTGCCAATGAAATAAGCAACAATGGCAGACAATACAATTGAAAGGATAAAAAGTGGGGTCATTTCCATAATATTTTATTTATCTCCTCGTTCACGAACTATAAACCGGATTGGTGTCCCCACCAACCCAAAGGTTTCACGGATTTGGTTTTCCAAATAACGCTGATAAGAAAAATGGAATAAATCCGCCCGATTAACAAACGCAACAAAGGTTGGTGGCTTTGTGGAAGGTTGGGTCATATAATAAATTTTCAAACGTTTTCCCTTATCAGAAGGCGGCTGCACACGGGCAGTACAATACGCCAACAAATCGTTTAACATACCAGTGGAAACCCTCATGCTATTCTGTGATGCTACATTTTGAATCAAAGCGAATAAATCCTGCACCCTTTGCCCTGTTTTAGCGGAAATAAAAATGAATGGTACATAGGACATAAAACTAAAATCATTCTTTAATTTTTTGGTAAACTCATTCATAGTATGGGTATCTTTCTCCAGCGCATCCCATTTATTGATGGCCACGATACAGCCTTTTCCCTGCTCATGGGCATATCCCGCAATTTTTGAGTCCTGTTCCGTAAACCCAACGGTTGCGTCAATCATAATCACACATACATCAGAACGGTCCACTGCCATATGCGCCCGTAATACACTATATTTTTCTATCTGATCCAATACTTTGGATTTCCGCCGGATTCCTGCTGTATCAATAAACACAAATTTTCCATCTTTATTTTCGATTACAGTATCCACAGCATCCCGGGTCGTACCAGCAATATCTGAAACAATCACCCGGTCCTCCCCGGCAATTTTATTGATCAAAGAGGATTTTCCAGCGTTTGGTTTTCCCACTACCGCTACTTTGATTACATCCTCTTCATAATCTTCTTCCATATCTTCTGGCATATGCTCAAACACAGCATCCAACAAATCTCCAGTTCCATGACCATGGGCAGCGGATACTTGAATTGGTTCTCCTAATCCCAAGTTATAAAACTCATAAAATTCCATAGGAGGTTCCCCAAGAGAATCACATTTGTTCACACAGAGTACAACTGGTTTTCCACTTTTTAACAGCATACTGGCAACATCCTGGTCAGTAGCAGTGACACCGCACCGAAGGTCTGTCACCAAAATAATCACCTGTGCACTTTGAATTGCTAACTCTGCCTGACGACGCATCTGAGATAAAATCACATCATCTGTATTTGGCTCAATACCACCAGTATCAACCAACAAAAATTTTTTGTTTAACCATTCGCATTCCGAATAAATACGGTCCCTGGTAACACCTGGGGTGTCATCTACAATGGACATACGTTGCCCAATCAATTTATTAAACAGTGTGGATTTGCCTACATTTGGCCTTCCCACTACTGCGACAATCGGCATGGACATAATAATACTCCTTTACAAACATTCTCCAGTGATCTTATTGATAAAATCATAACCATCATTGTTGATAAATTCCACCGGAATCTTTAATGCTTCTGATATCTGCTCCGGCGTCATATCATCCAAGAAATGGATATCATCATTATCCAGCATACAGCTTGGCAAAAGCAGGCGATCACCCAACTCTTTCCCTTGCAATTGGTTCACTAAATCTCCACCGGTAATCAACCCTGCTACTACAATTTGATGCCCAAAACAGTCGTTTTTAACAGCATATACATTACAGTTTAAATTATGCCATTTTTGTTTCAGTTCGTCAACCAGGTGGCTGATAAAAGGATAAGCAGCCATTCCAGTAGCAATAGAACAATTTATCTCCTGATCATTTGGTTGTAAATCCTGTATAGCATCATAGAATTCCTGCTTCATACAAGAAATCATTCCAATTCCGTTTTCCAGCTGATCAAATGCGCCATAATATTCTGCCGGAGGAATAGGACGTTTTGCTTTTAAAAAGAATTCATCCGCAGGATAGACAATCCGATCCCCGTATTCCTCTAACCATCGGTTGGAAAAAGATTCAATTAAGTCAATGGTATGAGCCGCAGACTGTTGTGTATATGGAATAAGAGGATATAGTTTGTCACGGTAATCACTCAACCCCACTGGTACACAGGCAATACTCTGCAATGCAGGAATCAATTTTTCCAAATCAGTTAAAGAACGTTTTAACTCATCGCCATCATTGATCCCTGGGCACAATACCAACTGACAATTTAAAGAAATACCTGCATCCGCCAACTTGTTTAAATAACGAAGAACTTCGCCGGAACGGGGATTTGCCATCATTTTTACACGGAGTTCCGGATTCGTGGTATGGACAGAAACATTAATTGGGCTGA
This is a stretch of genomic DNA from Clostridium facile. It encodes these proteins:
- a CDS encoding NAD(P)H-dependent glycerol-3-phosphate dehydrogenase, with translation MAKIAIIGAGGFGTSLAVTADQCGHDVTLWSAVPSEIEDIRQHGENKRLLPGIPVNPQINLTTDIQDIAGSEFVIFAVASVYMRSVAKTVAPQVGKDTVLVNVAKGFEDGTLKRLSQVICEEIPNHDFVALSGPSHAEEIARGVPTTIVAASTNIHAAELVQDTLTTNTLRIYVNEDIIGVEIGGALKNIIALCAGVCDGLDLGDNTKAALMTRGITEISRLGTALGAKPETFAGLSGIGDLIVTCTSMHSRNRRAGILIGKGLSAKEAIERVGMTVEGYIATKTGHDLAKTYQVDMPITEELYQVLYKGKNTQKALNDLMGRPTKHESEKIWFDSHSI
- the plsY gene encoding glycerol-3-phosphate 1-O-acyltransferase PlsY — translated: MEMTPLFILSIVLSAIVAYFIGSINFALVISKVFYHKDIRDYGSGNAGMTNMLRTFGKLPALFTLIGDLTKGMVAILIARLLFWLVGGVPQFVLGGYIAGLCAFLGHVFPIYYGFKGGKGILVTSGILIMIDPLTFGIIFLIFLIVFIGTKIISISSISASIAYPIVTCVTRIIQGYDITTIVLHTAFSLAIGGLVVYLHRGNIKRLLAGEEPKIGQKGKMK
- the der gene encoding ribosome biogenesis GTPase Der, whose product is MSMPIVAVVGRPNVGKSTLFNKLIGQRMSIVDDTPGVTRDRIYSECEWLNKKFLLVDTGGIEPNTDDVILSQMRRQAELAIQSAQVIILVTDLRCGVTATDQDVASMLLKSGKPVVLCVNKCDSLGEPPMEFYEFYNLGLGEPIQVSAAHGHGTGDLLDAVFEHMPEDMEEDYEEDVIKVAVVGKPNAGKSSLINKIAGEDRVIVSDIAGTTRDAVDTVIENKDGKFVFIDTAGIRRKSKVLDQIEKYSVLRAHMAVDRSDVCVIMIDATVGFTEQDSKIAGYAHEQGKGCIVAINKWDALEKDTHTMNEFTKKLKNDFSFMSYVPFIFISAKTGQRVQDLFALIQNVASQNSMRVSTGMLNDLLAYCTARVQPPSDKGKRLKIYYMTQPSTKPPTFVAFVNRADLFHFSYQRYLENQIRETFGLVGTPIRFIVRERGDK
- a CDS encoding DUF512 domain-containing protein, which encodes MSVTISGITPNSYASRAGIQPGEQLISVNGHTITDVLDYRFYATDPKVKLLIQAKDGTQRLVKLKNNEYDDLGLEFETYLMDKKRSCKNKCIFCFIDQLPKGMRKPLYFKDDDDRLSFLFGNYITMTNITEEEIDRIIRLKISPINVSVHTTNPELRVKMMANPRSGEVLRYLNKLADAGISLNCQLVLCPGINDGDELKRSLTDLEKLIPALQSIACVPVGLSDYRDKLYPLIPYTQQSAAHTIDLIESFSNRWLEEYGDRIVYPADEFFLKAKRPIPPAEYYGAFDQLENGIGMISCMKQEFYDAIQDLQPNDQEINCSIATGMAAYPFISHLVDELKQKWHNLNCNVYAVKNDCFGHQIVVAGLITGGDLVNQLQGKELGDRLLLPSCMLDNDDIHFLDDMTPEQISEALKIPVEFINNDGYDFINKITGECL